A portion of the Corynebacterium ammoniagenes DSM 20306 genome contains these proteins:
- a CDS encoding cation:proton antiporter: MSVLLIISDIFLVLGAFNFAVCAAGMLSFRDVFARISVLSTASGFGVTFLLIGAFLRDPSWWNVLIGMAAIVLLLGTSAIGSILISRAALLRRVEIVDCHFQEADPYYSDPEALAREQFMREDMQDRLS, encoded by the coding sequence ATGTCAGTGCTTCTTATCATCTCCGATATCTTCTTGGTCTTAGGCGCATTTAACTTTGCAGTCTGTGCTGCCGGCATGCTGAGCTTTCGCGATGTATTTGCCCGTATTTCGGTGTTATCTACCGCGTCTGGTTTTGGCGTGACCTTCCTGCTCATTGGCGCATTCTTGCGTGACCCAAGCTGGTGGAACGTGCTGATTGGTATGGCAGCCATCGTCTTGTTGCTGGGCACTTCCGCGATTGGCTCGATCTTGATCTCCCGCGCTGCGCTGCTGCGTCGGGTTGAAATCGTGGATTGCCACTTCCAGGAAGCTGACCCGTATTACAGCGACCCTGAGGCTCTAGCGCGCGAGCAGTTTATGCGCGAGGACATGCAAGATCGTCTGTCGTAA